One Solibacillus sp. R5-41 DNA segment encodes these proteins:
- a CDS encoding acetyl-CoA C-acetyltransferase: MKNVYIIDGARTAFTAFGGSFAGLGATELGAATAIEAMKRANVEPNQVDHVVYGNVIHSSENASYLSRHIGLHAGVPQEVPALTLNRLCGSGLQAIVTGAQHILLGEAQIVLAGGAENMSQSPYANFEQRFGGAKMGTLKFQDMLQATLTDCYTGSGMGLTAEKLAEQYEISREEQDAFAIESNQRAAQAQQDGIFAEEIVPVEVKTRKGTIIIDKDEHIKPQVHAEGMAKLRPAFKQDGTVTAGNASGINDGAASFIIAGEDAVKNHGLKPLARIVSWGVVGVDPTIMGIGPVPAIKQALERANLTIDDIDVFEVNEAFAAQFLAVEKELGLNRTKTNIHGGAIALGHPVGASGARVLLSAAYELKRRNGKYAVASLCIGGGQGIAVVIEHVENESN; the protein is encoded by the coding sequence ATGAAAAACGTATACATTATTGATGGAGCAAGAACAGCATTTACAGCATTTGGAGGATCTTTTGCAGGTTTAGGTGCAACGGAACTCGGAGCAGCGACAGCGATTGAAGCGATGAAGCGTGCAAATGTAGAGCCGAATCAGGTAGATCATGTCGTTTACGGAAATGTCATTCATAGTAGTGAGAATGCATCGTATCTTTCGCGCCACATCGGACTTCATGCGGGTGTTCCACAAGAAGTCCCGGCCTTAACGCTGAATCGATTATGTGGATCAGGTTTGCAAGCCATTGTAACTGGCGCACAGCATATCTTGCTTGGAGAAGCACAAATTGTGTTAGCGGGTGGGGCAGAAAATATGTCACAATCCCCGTATGCAAACTTTGAGCAACGATTCGGTGGAGCAAAAATGGGTACACTGAAATTTCAAGACATGCTGCAAGCGACGTTAACCGATTGTTATACAGGAAGCGGTATGGGGCTTACGGCAGAAAAATTAGCTGAGCAGTACGAGATATCGCGTGAAGAACAAGATGCGTTTGCCATTGAATCCAATCAACGAGCTGCACAGGCTCAGCAAGACGGAATATTTGCTGAAGAAATTGTCCCAGTAGAAGTAAAAACACGAAAAGGTACGATTATCATAGACAAAGATGAACATATTAAACCGCAAGTACATGCAGAAGGAATGGCCAAGCTTCGTCCTGCATTTAAACAAGATGGAACCGTGACAGCTGGTAATGCCTCTGGAATTAATGATGGCGCGGCATCTTTTATCATTGCAGGAGAAGATGCCGTGAAAAATCACGGATTAAAACCATTAGCGCGGATTGTTTCTTGGGGAGTAGTTGGCGTCGATCCAACAATTATGGGGATTGGACCGGTACCGGCAATCAAGCAAGCATTAGAACGAGCGAACCTTACAATTGATGATATTGATGTATTTGAAGTGAATGAAGCGTTTGCGGCGCAATTTTTAGCAGTTGAAAAAGAGCTTGGGTTAAATCGTACCAAAACAAATATACACGGTGGTGCCATTGCACTCGGACATCCTGTAGGTGCAAGTGGCGCACGCGTATTATTGTCAGCTGCCTATGAATTAAAACGTCGTAACGGAAAATATGCAGTCGCGAGTCTATGTATCGGTGGTGGACAAGGAATTGCAGTGGTCATTGAACACGTAGAAAACGAATCAAATTAA